ACCGGCTACGCACTTGATGTTGATGTACTAACATCAACTTCATCTTATCCCAGGTATAAAGTTCAAAAGTGAATATTTATCTAGTTTTTATCATATTGTTCGTATCTGGTGATAAAACGGGGTGGTATGTGAGGATATAACCGTTCCCTTAAACTAGGATCTGGTAAGTCATTTActctttgttttcatatatttatttctacCCTCATTAATAACGTCATGGTGCCTGTGAAACAGACATTTTGATGGGACATTTCCAATGAATTTTGATTACAAGTCTCCTCCCAAGCACCAAATTATTAATTAGCATTTGTTAAATCAATTAGAAAGGACATATAATGTacttagtttatattaatttattttagctcgactgtgatgaaagtttGACACTTATTTAAATTGCTCTCGAGCTCGTTCCCTTGAAAACAATCCAAGTACTAATATCATATGATAAGACGTGGCCATGATCCAAGTGGGGCCCGAACACTTGTTCTCCTGACTGAGCGGCCGATAACTTTACCACTAGATCACCGTCAAATATAATGTATTTGATTCTGGCATTTCCGAGTTTTGTATCTGAAAACGAAAGTTATGTCTTTTCCCAAAGAGTCTCTTTTTGAACTGTCTCATATGTAGGTCACTGACCgtagttgacttgcatttcactgcataatATTCTATTCCCCGGTTATAAGATATTTTTTCGGGGGAAAAAGGTATAAGACTGAGTGagtctttaaaatattaaaaagctgGCTGGGGAAAGACTTAACATTTACCGTAACTGGAAACTACCTGTATACTCGCATTCGGAAACATCCGGAAAATTCCGAGTCGGCCCGAGTcttcattttaaaagtaatagtgaTGTTATAAAACACTCAAAGGGTaagttaaatcaaatattttttaaaattacttttacaCAGTTGAGTCGAGCGATAATTTTTCTGTAGAACATCGCCGaagcaaaaacgattattttCTCCGTTTTTCCTACtttgtacaatatataaacaaaacttaggaggctgcgtttttggtgcgtggcattccctgtttgatatttgtctttgttttttttaccctaaattttggcaaaaaatagaCATTTACAATCGACATCAATGGAAACCAAGGGTAGTACGATTAAAAGTCCAAAGGGTAAGCGAAAGCGTAAActtacaacatttaaaattatatcatcatttagatgAAAAATTAAATCAGCGAATGCCAccgaagcaaattcgttattttaaaccatttaaaagatatagcgAATAAAGCGAAATTATCCTTCTtcatttaatgtgtcaaaaaaaccgataataccgattattggaaaaattgaaagttcaatatgaAACACAGTGCAAAGGATGACTAGATGTATTCGGACCGCGAACACGTATTTatcgtaaataaatgtaaatgaatgatAATGGACTAATACTTAAACAAAAGTTCTGTACAAATTCTGCAAGAATGAATTGTTTGGGAGGTATAACTTAGACGAATGGATAAATCTTTAGCTTTCATTTAGAACGACAACCTCAACTGAAGAAcaacaatacttttatttcagtcaatttattatttttgtcatgCACGAACCCGTAATAGTAATTTGTCGATATTTCATGACCTCTTAACATGAACATCCAGCAAAAACAATAATGTACATGAACGAGTGTCTGAGgactttatgtaaaaaaaaaccacacataaacatttttacattttgaaaatgtatgtctGTTAGATTTCATTGCAAGTTTAACggatatttctttttctgttaactttttttttcagactgacttcattttttctttaatctttGTATTTCATGATGGACACGGAATTTGATGTTCTTCCAGTCATGAAAAAGCAACAGGCTCTCATTTTTCCTTGCTCGTTCGCATTCCTCCTTGTTAGAAACTCTTAAGCAGCGGAGATTTTTGGCGAATGACCTTCGCATGGCCGCTAACTGCTCCTCTGTCCAAGGAACGACCTTAATCTTTTTGCCTGTTTGTGCTGGGTATTCTAATATATACAGGAAAAATGTTTCAGTTACTTtgtaaaaaacacataaaatcatAGTACAAAGAATCATGAaggataaaaagaaagaaaaaagaataaagaaaaaataaataaacaaaactttgaaattaaaatgaattaaatttatcaTATTCAACAAAGGGTTCTAATTACATTTAAGGTTTAGAAAGTACAAGTGGTAAAGAAGAAATATAAAGTTGTTAAGCCTTTACATCAATgtctaatttatttgaatgaaaCCTATTAttgactgcaaaaaaaaaatcatgcagtGATTGTGTTAACACAATACCTGCTTTGCGTTTGGAAGCCGATGTTACACCACTGTTGTTGTTCTCATGACCAATCGAACTACAGACCTTCCTTTGGTATTCACACGCTCTGCGTTCTACAGGAGGCTGAACTGGCTCATCGTCGCAGTTTTCATTACAAGTCAAATCTGAATGTGCATTAGACCAAAACAAAGTGAAATACCCGGTAAtgattgaaaaaagaaacatgcttttttttgtttttaattgtcctacaaatgttatttaaaagaaattacttcTGGAACAGTGAAGATTGAAATGGAAGTTCTTTTAGGCGAAAGATATATTGATAGAGTTGAACGCTCACtgacttggtgtccacagtgcgACTTAATGAAAACAGTGAGAGGaattgttcacattttttatcatgttatttatgatattttattgtttgatattgttcaaattatatttattttacatatctgttgaaatttatgtttgttttctctttctgcAATGACTGTTAGCAATTCGTTTAAACAGTCTCTAAACATTACATTGATGCGCTATTTGACTGTAACTATACTTTTAATGGAAATTACAACTATACATTTACTTATAATTGTAACTGTCGTATCTGTAAATATGTTAGGTCGTACTTATGTAATATCAAGAATCTgaataaacatgttaatgttttattaacCCCCCGACTGCATTTAGTGTGGAGAATCTTAATTACATAATGACTACAAGATCAACTGCTTAGATTATTCCTGTTTTCATAATCaaaacatgttagaaataacatGTGTAACCAGTTACACATCAGTTAGATTccgattgttaaaaaaaatcggtattaacattatataatctacaattacattttaaatttggtGTCCACAAGGCTGATAGAATGATTAAATGAGCTGTAACTTGGTGTCCACAGTGCAGATTGATAATAGTTGAACGCTCACtgacttggtgtccacagtgcgACTTAATGAAAACAGGGAGGAGTAAATGTTCTCTATTTTTATcatgtgttttatcaaatatgatcaaaaataaaacaagatggCGGACAGTGGTGACATCTGAAAAATCGCTCtcagattatatttatttattgagtAAATATTGAAGGATCGGTTAGACTTTTATGTCGGGGAAGTATTTAGGAGTACTTAgcttaaaaatgtacaaaaatttgGGATTTTTAAGTGAATTATGGATGTAGCGGCTGACTTTCAAATACCTGTGCAAAATCGTTTTCATTGTTTGAGTGCGC
This genomic stretch from Mercenaria mercenaria strain notata unplaced genomic scaffold, MADL_Memer_1 contig_1380, whole genome shotgun sequence harbors:
- the LOC123541251 gene encoding uncharacterized protein LOC123541251; protein product: MGFLILYCLRLDLTCNENCDDEPVQPPVERRACEYQRKVCSSIGHENNNSGVTSASKRKAEYPAQTGKKIKVVPWTEEQLAAMRRSFAKNLRCLRVSNKEECERARKNESLLLFHDWKNIKFRVHHEIQRLKKK